The genomic stretch AAGGGGAATACCAAGCATTCAAATCCCAGGCCTCTTTACGTCCGTTATAGAGAAACGGAAACACCATTGTTGTGTAATttcattgttcatttctttGTGCAGATGTCTGCGAGTGTTTTGAACTTTGGTCCGAGTGTGTTTATGAAGTCGAGGTTATCTTTGTCACCATAGTCACTGCAGCACCCCACAGAGCCAGCTGCAGAGCCCCTCCCTTCAaacccgtaggtgtgaatgatGTCGTCTGCGTAGCGCCCATCCTCTCTTCCCATAAAGTCCAGCTTCTGCAAGACAAAGTGGAAGGGAGAGAGTGTTATTATTCCAAGTGCACTAAACCCCCCTTGAAGGGGGGACTCACCATGTGGTAATACAGGATGTGATTGGCAGTCAGATATTACACAGTGAGCAAACAACTCATTGACAAGTTAAAGAAATATTATCTCTCGCCAAGATGGCATTAAAGTTTACAGAGGATATAGTCACAGCTTAGACAACTTAGTTTATTACACCTGAGAGTTACtttaacagacacaaacacaaattattaaATCTCAAAAATTATTTAGACAcaatttattttgccattttctCTCATCAAACATACTCTCTAGCATGTTACAATTTTAACATGTTCATTCCTACAAAACATTACCTGGTGGAGATAGCGGCCATTTGTTTTCCAGGTGTGAAGAAGACTTGAGTCCTGGACAAGGTGTCTGCTGTCAAAGCCCACACCGCTTCCAACTAACTGACCTCCAAACTGACCTCCAAGCTGTTGACCATATTGGCTCTCATGTTGGCTGGAATAGAGCTCTTGCATGTCAGCACCAGATTTGTAAATCCCATTCTCATGTGTGCTGTGTGCTCCAATTGTGCTTGTGCTCTTGATCCCCTGCCATCCTGACTTCAGTGTACCGTCAACCTTCTCACCTCCGTAAGCAGGGATAAGGAGGAGATTAGGATCCTgtacagaagaaataaaaaatgaacaaaacaggTAAATGAACGAGCTGAAAAACATTAAGCTGAGATGTTGTTACAAGAAGCTGTGGCAATGCCTTCATTATTACATCCTCACCACTTCTTCCCCTTTGCCCTCAGTGTTTGATTTGAGCAGGATTCCACCACTGTCTCCTTCATCAGTGAATTGAATCTTGTCTCCCTTTGTCACACAGAAAAAGGCAAGGAGTGCACCTGCAATAACAAAGTATATTAGACAGTGGTGCacaaattctgttttttgtttttatctaaaCATTGTAGCCTACATGATTCTACTGGCAAGAGTATGGCAGTGGGGGACTCACCGAGCAGTAGGAGGAGTGCCAGAGGCAACAGCATAGCCAGTAAAGCCAGTGGCCCTAAAGCCACAGAACTTTGCTTGGCCAAGCAGGCTCCATTCTTGCACTGGCAAATCCTTACTTTCGCCGTCTGTGTTCTCCCTGAGCCCTGCAGATCTCTAACATCCACAGGAACATTGTATATCCCCGTAGGAAGCTCTTTGACATGCTTCAACACAGCTGAGGTTTCTGaggagaaaattaaaaatgattaaacttACCAGTAGGTTTCTTCAAGAATTAGCAACATAAACACTGCACAGAATGCTTTAGTCTTTAGGTTTACGTTTCAGGACAGATCAGTGTGAAGTGTTCATTGTCATAATTTTAACAAATACTTCATCCAAAGATGAATTTAGTTTAAAAACTTTCACCCTCTGTAACATACAGTGTCAGTGATTCACTTACAAAAGTGAATGCAATCACTTACACAGTATAATTGTGTGTAAACCTAGTTTGTCCCTAAACAAGCAAGCCAACATTAAAATATACtctatataaaatatttttaagcatTTCCTTTCAATATTATTGGCAGCTGTTTTTCATAGATATATCAGTATCAGCACATAGTGTATGTTGGTTGATAACTTAACAAGAAATGGAGTACATATCATGCGTTTGCAGCACTTTAAAGCCTGTGCCAGCATTACCTATTTTGTCCACCAGGGAGCATAATTTTATTATCCAACTGTTAAATGTCTTACTCAGCATAGTGTATACCATGGGTACAGTTCTTTGAATTGAAACTAATTTAGGGATTAACTATTATCTTTCTGTGGCTAAACATGTTTCTTATTACTCAAATCATCCTTTTAATCTTTTTGTCCATTAGACCAAGAAGAAtcaaatgtgttaaatgtggCCACCTACCATTGAGTCTTGTCACAGTCCATTTGCCATCGTTGTCAGGTGGCAAACTGAAGGTGAATGGGGAAGAAAAGGGAGGCTGGTCTTTGTCTTCAGCCACAAGCACCACAGAGCCAAGACCTCCTTCCTTCTCACATAGCACCATCTCACTACCAGGGATCACTGGAATGTTATCGTTGAGATCCTCCACCTGAATGACAACTGTTCCTGTGCCTGTCTTGGATGCTGAAATAAGACATGAGATTCATTTTAGCACAAAACAAGTATGGAAATGTTGGTCCCAAGAACAAACATGATAGACCTTATTGGTGACATTCTGGCAGCACTTGGGTGTCGGTTATCTGGAATATTCAAATTCTGACAAGCATCTGGGATCACAGCCCAAATTTCATCATCACACTAGAGAAGTGTGAGTCACTGCATATGACTAGTCACCTTAGATCTTGTCGACAAGTTTTCTCAGGTAAAACAAAGCCAGGGCAAAGGTGCTGCTTTGTTCAGATAGATACTGGGGAGGGTGGAGCAGTTCTTAATTACCTTTGGCTGGTTTAAGAATACCAATAAAGGCATCAGTACATGTCATCTGTCATTAGATTCAACATCTTTCCCAAACTACATTTTACTTGGTGACAGCATGATGGATAGCAGAGACAGTGAGTCAGTGCTATGTCTATTCAGTCAGGAGAACATGTATGAAGGAATATGAGCTATACTTGAGCGTGTGCTATTTTCTCTGTGGAGTCCATGGAGACGAAGGCTAAGTGAACAGCATTTAGAAGAAACTTACTAGCATCAACGGCCTTCATGGTGATGTTGTAAAGTCCATTCTGGACAAATGATGACTCCCTGTCGATTGTGTTAGCAACCTTCAGCTCTCCCGTATTTCTGTCGACATTGATCCAGAAGGCTGGGTCTTGGGTCTTGTAATACCTGcaagacagaggaaaaagcaTTTTTGTATTAATAGCATATTCCTTTGTTCAACAAACTCTGTTCTCCagtgtttaaaagaaataacATAAACCTGAggaaatttgatttatttaagaCAAATGTATATAGGTTTACTTACTTGATGCCATTGCTGCTCTTGGTCTCAGGATCTATAGCTGTGTAGGTTCCTATGACTGTGCCATTTGGTGTGTTCTCTTTGACAGTGAACCAGACAGTAGGAGCTGTGAATTCTGGACCTTCGTCAACATTTAAGACATTGACGTTCACAGGGACAGACAACCACTTGGCACTGGTGCCACGCAGCTCAGCTTCATTGCGTGCCATAATCTcaagatttacatttttgttcttCTCATAATCTAAGGGCTAGAAAAAACAAGGAGTgtaatttgtgttgttttgctaTATTATGGACTTTTCATACAATATCAACATCCACAGTGTGTCGTAGttgtactactactactaatttCATAATTAATGATACAAAGTCTTATTTACCTTTGTGACGTACAAAAGCCCCTCATTTGTTTTGGGGTCAGTATCAATCCTgaaatttccattttcatttcctttagTGATGATAAATTTAGAAATCCAGTTTGGGGTGTTTATTAAATCCTTGTCTTCAACGGGAATTCTCAGGATAAGTttctcactttcattttcagggACACTGGCTTCAtactaaaagaaaacaaaagaaatgatcttgtttttgttttttttaattgtcatgaaacattttaaacttgtctaagattttttttaaataactgctGACAACTTACAGACGCTTTGGTGAAAGTCGGTGGGTTGTCATTGATATCACCAAGAGTAATGGTCGCTGTTCCTGTATTCTGTAGACCGGTGTCTGCACCATACTTATCTTTGATTTGTATTGTCACCAGATATGTGTCTTTTGCCTTAAAAACAATTGTGATCAATTGTAGCGATTAACAAGTTTTATCAAATCAAAATACCAATATAAAGCATTTTTATCATACTCATTTCTGTGCTCTATTTCTGTGTAAATTATTAAGATGATGGAAGAGCTCACCTCTCTGTCCAGGGTGTTAGTTCGTGTGGTGATGACACCCGTCTCTGGGTGGATGGCAAACAGGTCAGACCCACTTAAGAGAGAATACCTGACCTTGACATGATCAGTTTTTGGATcgtctctgtctgtggtgttCACCAGCCCTACTATTGTCCCTATGGTGCAAAACATCATCAAGTTTATTGTCAGTCACACTGAAAGTCAGTTACTGCAGGATTACTGGCTTGTATTTCATGTTCCTCACCTCCGTTGCTGTGCTCTAACACAGTGAACTGCAGTTGGCCTACGAATTGTGGAGCATTGTCATTCACGTCATCTATTAGTATATGGACAGGCAGTGGTAGGTCAGTCtcctcatgtgttttttggtcaAAAACTCTGGCTGTtaactggaagaaaaaaaagttttaataatgttaacacacacaaatacaaaaaactgcaaagaaGTTActtattttcagtgtgatttagTAATACTTCAGGCAAAAATCATAAATTTGGACTGTTCATTGGAGAGAGGAAGCAATTTGGACATAACAGGAAATTGTGATGGCCTTTCCTGCCagtttatacatacatataattaCACAAGACGTTTTATTAATAAGGAAAATAACTGTTTGTTGTAGCACTTTTCACTCACTGTGAAGCTAGGGAACTCCTCACGATCAATTGCTTTGGTCACAGACAACATCCCAGTAACAGTGTTATAACTGAACACTCCCACTGGATACTCGTTATAACCAGGTCCTGTGAGTGTGTAGTACACATTGCGCGAGGCTGAAGAATCTGACACGATCTACaatagaaaatacataaattcacacatggttaaaaaaaaaaaaaaaaaattatgacatTCAAAAACCATCTGTGAACTCTTCCAGCTTGCCATACAAAACGTGACTCCATTATATCTTAAAGCAGATTCCTAACAATCTGCTTTGAAGTCAGGTCATAAGAATTTCTGGGTGTGTGAATCAAAACAGAATAAGTGAGAAAAGATTAGATTTACCGTATCAATCTCTTTTGGAAAAGGCCCCTTATCATTCTCTAGAACGTTGAAGGGTGATGGCCTCCATTTTCTTTTGGTGCGCTTCAGGAGACCTTGGAGTGGGTGCTGTGACACGCACACAGGtcagtaaagtaaaataaaagacaaaccaCCAGGTCCGTCACCTTTCTGAGCTATGAAGCGGCTGTAACACTCACCTCTCTCTCCTGCCGGCTGCTGTGGACGAGGTGAACTTCCATCTCACTCGCGGGCCCACTGTTGTCCTGAACCCACACAGAAAATGTCCGCCCCTCGGCTGACACAGGAACCGGAGCTGAAGCTACTATCGCCCcgtttctctttattttaaaactcgGGTCCTTCAGCGTTAAATGCATTGACTTTGCGTCACAATCCGCAACTTCAACTGAAAACCGACAAAGGGAAAGAGTGAACGGGAGTGGATGGGGgggcatataaaaaaaaagaagccaacACAAGAGAGAAGTGCAGGTGTAATGGGTCAAACCAGAgaagttaataattaattattatataatgACATGTCTACCTTTTGTGACTTCGTATCCAACCGGAATTGTTTGAGGCACAATTATGTAGAGAGAGTTCGGGATAAAACACGTCTCTACACAAGGCAGGACCTGTAGCAAAGAGTCGTTCGTACAGTCAGTCCCCACAATAAGCTCAACTCCAATAAAACCCCCTCATATTGATAAAAGTGTCCACTTGAACAGCGACCCTTCACAATATCATTATCTTTACATTACAGTGTTGAGACTCGTTTGAAAAAGAGCATAACACGATGGTTACAGTGAAGTAAGGTTACATTACTGATACATGCAGACTTTCGTTTTAGTCCCgggaaaaaaaaaccactggAAGAACTTACCATCATCAAGACGATgttgaaaattaaaacattcGCCATTTTTTTGGGAACTTTTGCTGGACCTTGCCCCTGGTCCGTAGGAGGAAGCAGGACTCCGCGGAAGGCGACTCGTTCCGAGTGAGAGATGATGGAGTTTGTGTCGCTTTAAACGAAGAAAGTCGCCTCTTCTTGAGCTTGTGTTGTCAGTGCGGACGGGCAGACAGACTTCACTGAGGTTTGTGTCGCTGGCGCAAAGTcaaggcagacagacacaccttGGCTGCCCCACCCAAGGCTCAACCTCCCTGGCAGGAACAGGACACAAACCTGTGGTGTGTGTTCAGTCTCGTGCTTCTATTGTGCTCAACAGTTTGCAGGACTTcgcaaaaacatttttattttccaccagCAGGGGGAAACAGTGCCCTAATCTTCTTGCACCTAAAGCAAAACCTGTTATCAATTTGAAGATGTTGAAATTTAGACACCATATAATTTCCCATGGTTGAGTTATAGTTGAGATACTTGTGATTACAGAAGCaccaaaaatgtcttaaaagAATCGTGGTTTGTATCCAAGCTGAGCAGGTGCTCCTGaaatatctcttttttttttgtatttactcttGAGATAAGATACCAATGAATTGTTTGCTTGTGTGCCTGTTTTTCaagagtgtttgtttttgagaaaccTCTTCCAAAtcccctcctctctgctctgtggctgCTCTGTAGCTTTCTGGTAGGAGGAACAGTGCTGGGATCCTCACTTTGCACCACAGGAATGTGAGCTGTGAATGAAGCCTGATGGGGGAGAGGCTTGAGCTACCACAGCGCCACGCTCACTATCTTATAAAATGCTGATAAAAACAAGAGCGGTCAGTGCCAGCGACACTGGGCCTGTGTCCTGAAAGCATGTGCCATTTGGATTTTTCTGTACTGGGGTATAGGcttgtttaaaaacacagtggGAACTGAGACAGCAACAGGAAAGGTGAGAAAAATGTCAGGAAGAGTGAGTTACTGTGAGTCATGGGCGTGGACATAATGAACGGGCTTAGGGCTGGGCCTTTAAGTGCAAGTAAATGCAAGCCAGACTCTGTAACATTCCCTCCTGTGTCCCTCCCAAGCTATTAAGCTGCAGTGAAAGCAATTTATcgttgaactgtgtgtgtgtgtgtgtgtgtgtagagagtATAAGATGACAAATAATCATAAACAAGTAATGGTTCTGCTTATTCTACTGTTGACTCTGTCTGAACATTTGCTCCCACATGTCCACTCACTGTGGTTTGCTGTGGTTAAATTAGTCACAACAGAGGTGGTTTAGATGCCGTAAATAACTAAAGCATTGTTTCTCTGGAATACTGTTGAGCCTTATGTTTGATCAAACTTTGAACTAATTGTACAATGTAGTGGCAATGTGTGGTTGGTCTTGTGGTGTGGTCTTTTTTGTATTATTACCTTCCCAGGTGTTACACAAAGTGTATCCATGATGTTGTGAAATGAAGCTCTAAGCAAAACACAAGCATGATGACAACAAACTGTATGTGGTGTCAGGATGTATCATAAATGACGGAACTATACCAgattttttaatgcatttaaattgtgTAATCGCTGGAACAAATCCAGTTGTTTGGTGTATGACAGCAACATTAATGTCCCTGAGATAAGAAAGTTTTCAGATTGCAGCTAGAATATCTAATCTGCCCATCTGTCCGCGCCCTTTGGCTGAATGCCAAATGAAGGACAGGCTGGATAATTTACGTAATGTTTGAGGTGTTGGTATTTGAGTGAGACAAGTCGCTAAC from Mastacembelus armatus chromosome 17, fMasArm1.2, whole genome shotgun sequence encodes the following:
- the dsc2l gene encoding desmocollin 2-like protein, whose product is MANVLIFNIVLMMVLPCVETCFIPNSLYIIVPQTIPVGYEVTKVEVADCDAKSMHLTLKDPSFKIKRNGAIVASAPVPVSAEGRTFSVWVQDNSGPASEMEVHLVHSSRQEREHPLQGLLKRTKRKWRPSPFNVLENDKGPFPKEIDTIVSDSSASRNVYYTLTGPGYNEYPVGVFSYNTVTGMLSVTKAIDREEFPSFTLTARVFDQKTHEETDLPLPVHILIDDVNDNAPQFVGQLQFTVLEHSNGGTIVGLVNTTDRDDPKTDHVKVRYSLLSGSDLFAIHPETGVITTRTNTLDREAKDTYLVTIQIKDKYGADTGLQNTGTATITLGDINDNPPTFTKASYEASVPENESEKLILRIPVEDKDLINTPNWISKFIITKGNENGNFRIDTDPKTNEGLLYVTKPLDYEKNKNVNLEIMARNEAELRGTSAKWLSVPVNVNVLNVDEGPEFTAPTVWFTVKENTPNGTVIGTYTAIDPETKSSNGIKYYKTQDPAFWINVDRNTGELKVANTIDRESSFVQNGLYNITMKAVDATSKTGTGTVVIQVEDLNDNIPVIPGSEMVLCEKEGGLGSVVLVAEDKDQPPFSSPFTFSLPPDNDGKWTVTRLNETSAVLKHVKELPTGIYNVPVDVRDLQGSGRTQTAKVRICQCKNGACLAKQSSVALGPLALLAMLLPLALLLLLGALLAFFCVTKGDKIQFTDEGDSGGILLKSNTEGKGEEVDPNLLLIPAYGGEKVDGTLKSGWQGIKSTSTIGAHSTHENGIYKSGADMQELYSSQHESQYGQQLGGQFGGQLVGSGVGFDSRHLVQDSSLLHTWKTNGRYLHQKLDFMGREDGRYADDIIHTYGFEGRGSAAGSVGCCSDYGDKDNLDFINTLGPKFKTLADICTKK